One Candidatus Campbellbacteria bacterium genomic window carries:
- a CDS encoding HD domain-containing protein, with the protein MKPISISTKLSDEQIMEAVRQIKVAYKLKRTLRYASDRDLTVHNESVAEHVFALLFLAEYFLPFEDPDDKLDVQKLYRILLFHDFGEITHGDIPYHLKTKVDEEREQADAEEVFASLPPSLREIGHESWRAYTEKDGREARFAYALDKIEPLFELFDPINERSLKRTHHTYQDHIERKRKATEGFPVMQKFVEVVSKDMLERDVFWKEDTSINSK; encoded by the coding sequence ATGAAACCTATATCCATTTCTACAAAACTGTCCGACGAACAGATTATGGAAGCTGTGCGACAGATAAAAGTCGCCTATAAACTCAAGCGGACGCTGCGGTATGCATCGGATCGAGACCTTACAGTACACAACGAGTCCGTCGCCGAGCATGTGTTTGCGTTGCTTTTTCTTGCAGAATATTTTTTGCCTTTTGAGGACCCTGATGACAAACTAGACGTTCAAAAGCTATATCGAATTCTCTTGTTCCATGACTTTGGTGAGATAACACACGGAGACATCCCCTATCACTTGAAAACAAAAGTGGATGAGGAACGTGAACAAGCTGATGCGGAGGAGGTGTTTGCATCTCTACCTCCGTCTTTACGAGAGATTGGGCATGAAAGTTGGCGCGCATACACTGAAAAAGACGGTCGCGAAGCACGTTTTGCATATGCACTTGATAAGATTGAGCCACTATTTGAGCTTTTTGATCCAATCAATGAGCGCTCCTTGAAGCGCACCCACCACACATATCAAGACCATATCGAAAGAAAGAGGAAAGCGACCGAAGGTTTTCCTGTGATGCAAAAATTCGTTGAGGTCGTCAGCAAAGACATGCTCGAGCGGGATGTTTTTTGGAAAGAGGACACCTCTATAAATTCAAAATAA